From the Candidatus Krumholzibacteriota bacterium genome, one window contains:
- the wecB gene encoding UDP-N-acetylglucosamine 2-epimerase (non-hydrolyzing), with translation MKAAIVVGARPNFMKAAPLIKEFRRRGKVDILFVHTGQHYDSNMSKIFFDDLGLPRPDIYLGVGSGTHAEQTARVMVEFEKVITTEGVDLIIVVGDVNSTLACSLVGAKQHIPVAHVEAGLRSFDKNMPEEINRMVTDILSDYCFTTSPEAEVNLRREGIEKERIFFVGNIMIDSLKSYIEKAEESKILDALKVEKENYILVTLHRPSNVDEPEQFRSLYNVLVELSEAHTIVFPAHPRTRKIIDSRVQSFPRPSSLKLIEPVGYLDFLKLMKYAGLLVTDSGGIQEETTVLGVPCLTVRNNTERPVTIEMGTNSLVGTDPDKLLGAALKVMAEGGKEFSIPPLWDGKTAGRIVDVIEKY, from the coding sequence ATGAAAGCGGCAATTGTCGTTGGAGCGCGGCCTAATTTTATGAAAGCAGCTCCTCTTATTAAGGAGTTCAGGAGAAGAGGCAAGGTGGATATTCTTTTTGTTCATACTGGTCAGCACTATGACAGTAATATGTCGAAGATTTTTTTCGACGATCTGGGACTTCCCCGTCCCGATATCTATCTGGGAGTAGGTTCGGGAACTCACGCTGAACAAACAGCCAGAGTTATGGTTGAATTTGAAAAGGTTATAACAACCGAGGGTGTTGACCTGATTATTGTAGTTGGTGACGTAAACTCGACGTTAGCCTGTTCTCTCGTTGGAGCCAAACAGCATATTCCGGTTGCTCATGTCGAAGCGGGACTTAGGAGTTTTGATAAAAATATGCCCGAGGAGATAAACAGGATGGTCACTGATATCCTTTCCGATTATTGTTTTACAACTTCGCCGGAAGCTGAAGTGAATTTAAGGCGTGAGGGTATTGAGAAAGAAAGAATATTTTTTGTGGGTAATATTATGATTGACTCTCTGAAAAGTTATATAGAAAAAGCGGAAGAGTCGAAGATTCTCGACGCACTCAAAGTTGAAAAAGAGAATTACATTCTTGTAACGCTTCATAGACCTTCAAATGTTGATGAGCCGGAGCAATTTCGTTCACTGTATAATGTTCTTGTTGAATTATCCGAAGCTCACACAATTGTCTTTCCAGCTCATCCGCGCACGAGAAAGATTATAGATTCACGGGTTCAGTCTTTTCCCCGGCCTTCCAGTCTGAAATTAATCGAACCCGTTGGATACCTTGATTTCCTGAAGTTAATGAAATATGCCGGATTGCTTGTCACAGATTCCGGAGGAATTCAGGAGGAGACTACGGTTCTGGGCGTTCCCTGTTTAACTGTCCGAAATAATACTGAGCGTCCTGTGACAATCGAGATGGGGACGAATTCCCTGGTCGGGACTGATCCTGATAAGCTTCTGGGTGCCGCACTCAAGGTTATGGCGGAGGGCGGGAAGGAATTCAGTATTCCGCCGCTATGGGATGGTAAAACCGCGGGGCGTATTGTAGATGTAATTGAAAAATATTGA
- a CDS encoding MraY family glycosyltransferase → MPTIQLVISFTIPFVIVLAMIPLVRSMAVKWKISEKPNGRNNGDIAHLGGVVIVISVIAGLVPVFLFFLVTHSVTAVFLSVLILSGFTIFLLGIIDDLRSLHYKYKLILQVIASIFVSVGGIILLSYFSVFEFSTLIRVILFVIVTLWILAITTSFNLIDGIDGLAGGIAVVSSISFTVAGLILGQQIVVFLSVIILGSSLAFLCYNFPPARIFMGDSGSLFLGLIFGLISLLFLLPGKDLLFRIAGSIFILTVPLLDTTLAFLRRVIKKKSLFQADLSHLHHLLLTRYKSMRKVDFILWGLAVILGCLGVLTMMGNVAAFIAAVILEIAIFAFSLYVMNSRKAPEESIESIIKKHRSTI, encoded by the coding sequence TTGCCGACAATACAGCTAGTTATTTCATTTACCATACCGTTTGTTATAGTTCTTGCCATGATCCCTCTTGTGAGAAGTATGGCTGTCAAATGGAAGATCAGTGAAAAACCCAACGGTAGGAATAATGGAGATATCGCGCATTTAGGGGGGGTAGTAATAGTAATTTCCGTTATAGCGGGGCTAGTGCCGGTTTTTCTATTCTTTCTTGTTACACATTCTGTTACTGCGGTTTTTCTTTCCGTTCTGATACTTAGCGGATTTACAATTTTTCTCCTTGGTATTATCGATGATCTCCGCAGTTTACATTACAAATATAAGTTGATTCTTCAGGTTATAGCTTCAATCTTCGTTTCCGTGGGCGGGATTATCCTACTCAGCTATTTTTCTGTATTTGAATTTTCAACCCTGATTCGTGTTATTCTGTTTGTCATTGTAACATTATGGATTCTGGCTATTACTACCTCTTTCAATCTCATTGACGGGATTGACGGGTTGGCGGGCGGGATTGCTGTTGTATCTTCTATTTCTTTTACAGTAGCCGGGTTGATTCTCGGACAGCAGATAGTTGTGTTCCTTTCAGTTATTATTTTAGGTTCTTCACTCGCTTTTCTCTGTTACAATTTTCCACCCGCGAGGATATTTATGGGGGATTCCGGCAGTTTGTTTCTGGGACTTATATTCGGGCTGATTTCACTCCTCTTTTTGCTTCCCGGGAAGGATCTTTTGTTCAGGATTGCGGGATCTATCTTTATTTTGACTGTACCCTTGCTCGATACGACTCTCGCTTTTCTTCGCAGGGTAATAAAGAAAAAGTCGCTTTTTCAGGCTGATTTGAGCCATTTGCATCATCTGCTGCTTACAAGATACAAGTCAATGCGGAAAGTTGATTTCATCCTCTGGGGCCTGGCAGTGATATTAGGCTGCCTGGGAGTATTGACGATGATGGGTAATGTAGCGGCCTTTATCGCGGCAGTTATCCTTGAAATAGCGATCTTCGCCTTCTCTCTGTATGTTATGAACAGCAGAAAAGCTCCCGAAGAGAGTATTGAAAGTATAATAAAAAAGCATAGATCAACGATTTGA
- the serS gene encoding serine--tRNA ligase has product MLDRKFIRNEPEALRRGIENKGVDFDLDLLYQLDKDRRRIIQESEDLKHSKNVVSKEIAQLKKNKKDASEFIDRMKVTSKRIKEIDNELKAVSDKLHEMELAIPNLPHKSVPIGNTEQDNVLIRSWGDPYRNDLEIAPHWEIGEELGLLDLKAGSAVSGSGFVVLRGDGALLSRALINFMLDTHRSHGYEEVSVPYLVSRDSMIGTGQLPKMAEDMYHCEADDLYCIPTAEVPITNLLRETVLPADQLTVKLTAYSPCFRREAGSYGKDTRGLIRVHQFDKVEMVKATLPERSYEELELLLDDACRVLESLDIPYRVVELCSGDLSFSAAKCYDIETYAPAISKWLEVSSCSNFEDFQARRAGIKFRRGKGEKSRFVHTLNGSGLALPRIIATIFELYQTPTGRIRVPDALVKYMGGREYLEG; this is encoded by the coding sequence ATGCTTGACAGGAAATTTATAAGAAATGAACCTGAGGCCTTGCGCAGGGGTATCGAGAATAAGGGAGTGGATTTTGATCTGGATCTTCTCTATCAGTTGGATAAGGATAGGAGGAGGATTATACAGGAATCTGAAGATCTCAAGCACAGTAAAAATGTTGTTTCTAAAGAGATTGCCCAACTGAAAAAGAACAAGAAAGATGCCTCGGAATTTATAGACAGAATGAAGGTGACATCTAAACGTATAAAGGAAATAGACAATGAATTAAAAGCAGTCTCAGATAAATTACATGAGATGGAATTAGCAATTCCCAATCTGCCGCATAAATCTGTTCCAATTGGAAATACTGAGCAGGACAACGTTTTGATAAGAAGTTGGGGAGATCCTTACAGAAATGATCTCGAAATAGCACCTCATTGGGAGATTGGTGAAGAATTGGGACTGCTCGACCTCAAGGCTGGATCGGCGGTGAGTGGAAGCGGTTTTGTGGTTCTAAGAGGTGACGGGGCTTTGCTTTCGAGAGCTCTAATTAATTTTATGCTTGATACTCACAGATCTCATGGATATGAAGAAGTATCGGTCCCCTATCTAGTCAGCAGGGATTCAATGATTGGAACAGGGCAGCTGCCAAAGATGGCTGAAGACATGTATCACTGCGAAGCAGACGATCTCTACTGTATCCCAACTGCCGAAGTGCCAATTACAAATCTTCTAAGGGAGACTGTACTTCCGGCAGATCAGCTGACCGTTAAATTGACAGCGTACAGTCCGTGTTTCAGGAGAGAAGCCGGCAGTTACGGAAAAGATACAAGAGGTCTGATTCGTGTTCATCAATTTGACAAAGTGGAAATGGTAAAGGCTACTCTGCCTGAGAGATCATATGAAGAGCTTGAGTTATTACTTGATGACGCCTGCAGAGTTCTTGAATCTTTAGATATTCCTTACCGTGTGGTTGAATTGTGTTCAGGAGATCTGAGTTTTTCCGCGGCAAAATGTTATGATATTGAAACCTACGCTCCGGCCATTTCGAAATGGCTGGAAGTTTCTTCATGCAGTAATTTTGAAGATTTTCAAGCCCGCCGTGCCGGTATCAAATTCAGAAGGGGAAAAGGGGAAAAATCTCGATTTGTTCATACTCTGAATGGTTCGGGATTAGCCCTTCCAAGGATAATTGCCACAATATTTGAACTCTACCAAACTCCGACCGGCAGGATACGCGTTCCTGACGCCCTCGTGAAATATATGGGGGGAAGGGAATATTTAGAGGGTTAA